The nucleotide window tatataattcttaacaatatttatgtttttttgttttattaatcttGCAGATAGAAAATGAGTATGGAAATGTAATGGGACCCTATGGAGAATCGGGTAAAGCATACATTAAGTGGTGTGCAAACATGGCTCAGTCTCTTGATGTTGGTGTTCCATGGATAATGTGTCAACAAAATGATGCTCCTCAGCCTATGGTAATAGATCAGTCTAGTtataatgaatatttatttaatatattcaaAGGTTAACTATCTTAAatcgtttttgtttttatagttAAATACATGTAATGGATTTTATTGTGACAATTTTGTACCAAACAATCCCAACACTCCTAAGATGTGGACTGAGAATTGGACCGGATGGTAAGTTTTATTTTCAGtatgattatatttttattattttgtaaatattttatcataatatATTCATTTTGTCTTCTCTTTGTTTAGGTTTAAGCAATGGGGTGGCAAAAATCCCCATAGAACAACCGAAGATGTTGCATTTTCTGTTGCAAGATTCTTCCAAAGAGGAGGaacttttaataattattatatggtaaattataataatgaaatttaacttatttattaaaataagctCACAGAAAATCGACATTAACTAGAAAGAATAattgaaatgtttttattattgtaGTACCATGGAGGCACCAACTTTGATAGAACTGCAGGTGGTCCATACATCACAACTTCATATGATTATGATGCTCCCCTTGACGAATATGgtaaatttaaagtattttcatatttaaaaatattttagaagtttCTATTTTTACTAACATGGGAAAATCAATTAGGTAATTTGAATCAACCAAAATACGGGCATTTGAAACAACTTCATGATGTTCTTCACTCTATGGAGAGAACTCTCACATACGGAAACATCTCCACCATTGACTTTGGAAACTCTGCATCGGTAATATTAttgctatttatttttatcactaTTGTACATGTTATTCTTGAACTAGTTACTTATCATGAAAATATTACATAGGCAACAATTTATAAAACTGAAGAAGGATCAAGCTGCTTTTTTGGAAATGGAAATGAAAAATCAGATGCAACAATTAGTTTCCAAGGAGAATCTTATTTTGTTCCGGCTTGGTCTGTTACCATCTTACCGGATTGCAAAAATGAGGCTTATAACACCGCAAAggttttctattttacattttcttttgtGGATTAAAATTTTTCATACTAACAACCATTATTCATTTAAAGTTGTAACCAAAATTCATTTTttgttggttttatattttcagattaccACTCAAACTTCAATGATGGTTAAGAAGCCAAATGAAGCTGAGGATACCCCTTCAACTCTTAAATGGTCATGGAGACCAGAGAACATGGACAACTTCCTTTTGAAAGGAAAAGGAGAATCTACACAGACACAACTATTTGATCAGAAAGTAGTAACCAATGACCAAAGTGATTATCTATGGTACATGACTACCGTTAAGTTTAAAAAACGAGATCTATTTTTGGGTAAAAACATGTCTCTTCGCGTCAACAGTACTGCTCATGTCCTTCACGCTTTTGTCAATGGAAAACATATTGGTAAGTATCTCCTATATACGTTTTATAAATCTCAATAACACCAACTTACGAAAAagtatttgatttatatttttaggtaGTCAACACGCTGAGAATGATAAATTTAACTATGTATTTGAGAAAGATGTGAAGTTTAAGTCTGGCCGTAATGTCATTGCTCTTCTTAGCATAACTGTGGGACTTGCGGTAAGtttttagatattattttttcttgtattttttaaagttaaaactcttttttaaaaaataaaataaaattaactgaaaataaaaaatttttaacttttttttgataGAACTATGGTGCTTTCTTTGAAAGTAAGCCGGCTGGAATCACTGGACCCATTTTTATTACTGGAAGAAATGGTGATGAAACTATAGTTAAAGACTTGTCTGCTCATAAATGGAGCTATAAAACCGGTTTAATTGGGTTTGAGAGCCAACTCTTTAGAACAGAATCAATGTCTAAATGGTCAGTTGAAAGTGTACCGTTTAACCGAACCATGACATGGTATAAGGTAAAGAGATGTTATTATCTATAAGATAACAAACCAAACACTTGTTGATTTAATATCATATCACAtcattccattttttctttCAGACTACATTCAAGTCTCCCTTGGGAAATGATCCGGTTGTTGTCGATCTTATGGGACTTGGAAAAGGTACAGCTTGGGTCAATGGAAACAACATTGGACGTTATTGGCCGGCATTCATTTCAAGCAAAAATGGTTGTGATGCAAATTGTAATTATAGAGGTGCTTATCATGCTGAAAAATGTCTGACCAATTGTGGTGAACCCACACAAAGATGGTACATTTTCCACATCTTATTAGGTTCTAGAATCAAATATGTTAATGTTGAACCTGAGAATCTTTActgggatttttttttctttgttcttttcttGAACAGGTACCATGTTCCTCGTTTTTTCTTGAATGCAGAAGGAGATAACACACTAGTTTTGTTTGAGGAGATTGGAGGAAACCCATCGCTTGTCAGTTTTCAAACTACTAGAGTGGGAAGTTTATGTGCTAACGTCTACGAGAAAAGTATTATTGAGCTTTCATGCGATAGAAAACCCATTTCTGCCATCAAATTTGCATCCTTTGGTAACCCAGATGGCAATTGTGGATCTTTTGTAAAAGGAACTTGTGAATCAAGTAATAACACGGTTGATATTCTCACACAAGAATGTGTTGGAAAAGAGAAGTGTTCCATTGATGTCTCAACGAAAAGGTTTGGAACACCAGATTGCAGTGGTGCTGTTAGAAGCCTCGCCGTCGAAGCTATCtgctaaatgtttttttagatttatgGTGTTTTCTTTATCATATTTCCAAATTAtgctatatttttttcaaagatttagtttctatttaatatttattggtGGTTGTTTTATTCAATAAAAGTACACATTCTTATATACATTTTAcattgtcattttttttttcctaaacaaTCACGGTCATGTCTTCTCCACCATCCTCGCTCTCcctgaaaaattaaataatttttcccttcaatatttattgttttctatttaatttataacattGGCTAAACTGCGCTAGCTTAGTTGGTAAATAACTAATTTTAGTGTATTAAGATACACAACTTCAAGTCCTATtgtgacatttttttttaattaaataaaattttgtgtttaCAACCAATCACACAAAATGATAGAGAAACGAAATATCAAGTATGAAAGCATAACagtgtttaatttattttaaggaaataatatataaatacgtGAAGAATAGAAGAGTATATCTTAAGTAGTATATTACACTCTCTATAAATAGTATAGTTTTCACTTGACCAATgtatagtttttagtttttactggTTCACGGTATTTTAATACTTTGTGGTcatctttgattttcaataaTGTAACCATAGTATATTATCATTTGTAAATGCTTAGGTTTGATAATAAGCACAAACCAATTAGTTCATAACAATGATACAACAATAAAACATACAAAATCTTTATTTTCTGTGCAGCCGCATTTCTGTTCTACTTcgtcaaatataatataacaatacCAATAACACACTGCAACTGAGTGACATGATGTAAAGCTGATGGAATAATGAAGGAGAAGAATGAGGAGACGGATGAGAATATATGATTTGCAAAAGAGCTGGTTCCGGAGTTGATGGAGGTGGAAAAGAAACCACCACACaaggtggagaagaagaagtgacGATGGGATGAAGAGAAATGGGTGGAGACGTCAGTGGAGAGAAGGTTGTGGTAATGATGAAACAACTAGTGACAATGGTAGTCGCAGTGCTGATTTTACACATGGAATAATAGTAAACACAATATATATTGCATTTCATTTCTATTCTATATGTATACAATTGTAAAGAACATAAAAATGTTCATTTTCTCTGATCGTTTTTACTAACTGACAGTGGCGTGTACGTGACAGAAGCAAAGAAGAAGGTGCATCTCTCCATGTCAAATACAGAGGATGTGGGAGGTGTGAGTCCTGGAATGTGAACAAGAAAAGAGGAATAAAGTTAGGGGTTTGTGCTTTCACGGTGGTGTATATGACTCTGTGAGTTTCTGAGACCAAGGGAAAACTCATGAAGAACTTCCAGCCTCGTTCAGATGAGAAAAGTTCAAAACAATTTCATTGTTTGTCTTCCCTCTGTTTTGGCTACAAACAAGAAGAAATTGAGAAATCTCAGATATTTTACATAAACTTACGTTGTGAGAGTTGTGTGAATAACTAAGGACCACATTTTACTTTTTACGGATActgaatattaattttaaaactgttttttctTTGCAGGTTGCACAAGTTTAATACAATGATATCAttgtattattaaataaaatacatgGTATATGctatcaatttatattatttagatagaaaaatgaattataatttttttttgagatataCAATGTAATTGCCCTAAAATCTTCAACCCTTCTTCTTCCCCATTCTCTTTGACAAACATGAACTGGAGCTTGTCGCCACCCTCAGCTAGTTTTTTTCCAACAAAGGTGATTCCGGCGAGACAGGGAGCTTTGGTAGAGATTGAAGCACTTTCTTCTTCAGTCCTTTGTTTGCCGCTTCTACCTATGGTGGAGGAGATTGACTTGACCCGCCTTGTGATCCAGATGATTAATTGTTACCAATGGTGAGATGCTAGAGACAAACACATcgaggatgaagataagtttGGTTTATTTTAGATTTGTAAAGGGGTTTCAAGGACTTCGATCGAGGTGGGCAAAAAAAGTTGAACCAGATTGGTTCATGTTAGTTTACTTCGAATACCATTTCCATCATGTTGTTTCTCTTTATAAAAAAGCGATTAAACGCTATGAAttccatctccaatggtttttCTTAATAAGATGATCATTACTCATGTAGATTTcaatagaattttttttcacttttggTAGGAAATGCTGATTATAACATTACAGATTCTAGGTATGGAAAATGGTACACTGATATTTTCTTATTGGCAAGTTTTTCCAACGACGGTGATTTCGGTGAGAATGCATACATAACAAGGTGCAGAGAAGAGAAAATTCTCGACGAAGACGATGAAACCAAATCAAACGTGTGGTTATGTTTTGATTAGAGAAACCAGTTAAGAAACTCGGGATGATGAAATTAGCCTTCGTTGTTTGAGAGTTTTGAAAAATAAGGATTTGATGGATAGTGGTTCTTGTTtgtataagaaaatttaaaagttttatttaatgcAAATAAAAAATGTCACACTAAGTATTCAAACTCTTGTAAGGTATCACAACAAAATTAGATACTTACCAACTGAGTTCGTGCGACTAACTGAATATTAAGGAAAAgcgaatatttatatatgtaaaatatatactactattattattaaaagattTTATGGGctcaataatttatttaccttttattatattaaaatttaattttccttttatttattttttcttgatcAAAGAGGATAAGAACATCTTTATCAAATAATTCACAAGTTCTTCAACAAGTAActcaaaaaattattcaactaatatttatattttattaaatgttgATAAGGATGCTCTGAGGCTAAGCCACTATATAAGAAGACTACCCCTCGTTGtaaatcatctttttttttttaatcttacaGACGTAAACCCAAACAGTTGTGCAAAACTTTTCTGAACTCTTCTCTAAAGGTATATTGTTTCTTCAATCTTCAGAACCATCTATTGCTTGTTTTCTGCCTTTAAATTAGAGATTTTCTTGTTGGATAAGATTCATTAGGATCTGTGGGAACTTCTGTATGATTTATGTGTGCTAAAGAGAGTTGCATGTACTTTTTAGATGGTGATGCAAATATTTGTTAAGTACCTTACAGGTAAGAGCATAACCCTTGTGGTCCAAAGCTCAGACACTTTTGACAACCATGTTTTGAGATCTACCATATATACATTTAACTGATAATTCATATTTGACATGATCCTAAAAagcttttttttaatgaattttcaaatttattgatcaaagaGTTCAAGAGAAACATTTACAATGCTAAGTTCCTATAATGAATGAAAACTACTTATACTAACGAGAAGATGTCATAATCGACCCCCTTATCGTAATTCTAAAAAGAGTTATATTTATCCAAGAAAAACATAAGAATCAAATAAACAAGTTAATCTTGGGAAATCAGTAAAAGCCTACTCGTGCCTACGAAAAGTCCACGGTCTAAACTAGTCTTGCATCATTTATGAACGAAAAACACTaaacgtaaaaaaaaacaactttttcaaaaaaaaatgaacgaaagaactataaattaaaagaaatgtgaattttcaaaaaaaaatcattgagcTCTATGTTAAATCACCTTATCGTCACTCCAACGTAATTATAAAGGCGATTTATGATGAATAGAAGATTAACAAAAAAGATTATATGTGACTTAAGGATTCGTCAACGTTAATTAGTTCAAGTAGCAATTAAAGTGAAGAAGGGTCAACGTCGTTCCACTAAACAAGTGTCCTAGTCCAATGCATGTTTCCTTGTGAATCTTCGCATGTTTTGAATCAATCGTCTCATTTGTTTGGTTTCTCACTACCAttcacttttaaaattatattttgttatagCCACAATTCAAACATTTACGGCCGCACTTTACTTTTTACTCATTGTGAACGAATGTAATATATTGGCGTGCTAAAAATAATGAATGTTAgtccattattattatttttttatttatattgttgaATAATACTGTTAatccattattattattatttatatttatattgtagaataatattttaaataagtgTGACTAAATTGATTGTATAGATTTAAAACATATCAGATTTTAAATGTTTTGGTCATTTCAGATTGATTCATTATTCATTTGAATCCAATTTCTTAAATCTGCatcattatatttataaattcaacatagtgtcattttatttttacactAGAGAATTACACTCAGTAACACATGATTAGCAAATCCATCTGtctgtttttcaaattttatgaaaaattctttaatctttaaatttgaatttttataaacttttaataaTAGTGTttgttgatttattattaataatatatgatttgaaTATCTTAGGGTAAAAGGTTGGATTttctattaatataatttactcATGAAACAAGATTCAAATTCATTCTAACAATTTTCAAATCAAATGATTGAAAAATCTATTAAACATGAATAACACCATATTTTAGTTGTTGTATTCAAATCTTTCTTTTAATTAAGAGACtgtaaatctaaaaaccaaTAACCCTAGATTTCAAAATCTTTTAATTGAGATATTCTAAATGTAATAACCaaatcacattaaattttaatatagaaGTTACAATCAGTTATCAAATAACACTGGATTATAACTCTTATAAAATaagtataattaaatttaaattcattaTTGAATAACACCACCAAACATCTCACATTTCTGGCAGTTTGGCACAATCTCTTTCCTATAAATAGTCGAATTTTAAACCCCAAAGGAAGCATCACAATCATTTATCAAATAAGTAACCATTCAAAAGAAAAGCGATGGCAGATTCTCCTTTTCTAAACCTTGTTTTACTCTTTGTGACCGTGGCCTCCATATTTTCCACATTTGCTGAGGCCAATAGGGGATTTGGATGGGGTTGGGGTGGAGGCTCAAACTATTCAAGCAGTTCAGGTTCAAGCCCTGGCTCAGGCTGGGGTTGGGGCTCTAGCCGGAACGGCTCGGGATG belongs to Brassica rapa cultivar Chiifu-401-42 chromosome A07, CAAS_Brap_v3.01, whole genome shotgun sequence and includes:
- the LOC117126785 gene encoding beta-galactosidase 15 — its product is MERTLTYGNISTIDFGNSASITTQTSMMVKKPNEAEDTPSTLKWSWRPENMDNFLLKGKGESTQTQLFDQKVVTNDQSDYLWYMTTVKFKKRDLFLGKNMSLRVNSTAHVLHAFVNGKHIGSQHAENDKFNYVFEKDVKFKSGRNVIALLSITVGLANYGAFFESKPAGITGPIFITGRNGDETIVKDLSAHKWSYKTGLIGFESQLFRTESMSKWSVESVPFNRTMTWYKTTFKSPLGNDPVVVDLMGLGKGTAWVNGNNIGRYWPAFISSKNGCDANCNYRGAYHAEKCLTNCGEPTQRWYIFHILLGSRIKYVNVEPENLYWDFFFFVLFLNRYHVPRFFLNAEGDNTLVLFEEIGGNPSLVSFQTTRVGSLCANVYEKSIIELSCDRKPISAIKFASFGNPDGNCGSFVKGTCESSNNTVDILTQECVGKEKCSIDVSTKRFGTPDCSGAVRSLAVEAIC